A genomic segment from Bradyrhizobium sp. ISRA430 encodes:
- a CDS encoding GAF domain-containing protein: protein MQTTLARTFAALSAINEAILYAKSPDELYQKVCDAGFSSGDFLAVSVFLVEPDSPRLRYAAGCGEDVARLRSIEITIEEGTPEGSGVGGEAFRSQKLCISNDFLNDPRSQAWREGAVKAGVGAAAALPLLCNGKSVGVLFVIRREAGSLNEQMVSLFERMSANISYALDNFARETARQTGERATRRLNRMFGALSATNEAILRAKTEQELYQLVCDASVHGGKSLATFVLLKEQDSHWLKPVAGTGQNLDLVAQTKYSVDPDNPYGRGISGNVFRTQKAYVEEDLARRTKGTPWEQANVNTGVAACVAAPLIKRGESVGVILSFISRSWAKDEEVVALMLRMAENVCFAIENFDREAEKARIADEEDRLARMYAALSATNEAILRARSRNDLFDLVCEATVHGAKFASTSIALVDHDAELLRVVASYGPNKDEVRRFKLSTSDKIPEGRGLVGTAFRTRQPSVSNDLSTDERMTSWREIARRAGISSAAALPLFNGNRIEGVFLFHAFQRDTFTPEFIELLQRLQANVAFALENFDRAEEKARADRQRNRLSGMFEALSATNEAIMRAKTREELFEAACQAAVLGDVFASATIGILDERHELVRVVAVKGRLQERMVGRTCAVSADHPEGQGIIGTSLRTRRPSVMNDYMNDPGSAHWRSKAFEDGTRAAASFPLLRSGQEPIGILLFLAPEENTFTPDLVELLGRLAENVSFALDNFDRAEEKARTEAQKERLRRMFAALSATNEAIMRAKSRAELFDLVCLAASTGGKFTSTTVALAVADSDLLQIAAAAGPAADTTRNVRLSVDAERPEGRGMAGTAFRTRQPCISNDYLNDNRVSAFHAIVHKDGARSGAAFPLIVHDQPVGVMIYMSTEKDTFTDEFVELLQRLADNVSFAMENFDRADEKNKADERVEYLASHDSLTNLPNRETFNGLLREAIDAAQRHDHCFALLFIDLDRFKVINDSLGHEAGDLLLLEVADRLRNALRASDVVARLGGDEFVVILDQCGEIDAVQHIATELLTALGKPMELAGHECHTTASIGIAMYPANGADAQTLTKNADMAMYLAKEDGKNGYRFFSKEVRTQSIERLSLESALRRALERDQFSLNYQPKVDMETGQITGVEALLRWTHPDLGSVSPAQFIPLAEETGLIVPIGRWVLKEACAQAMAWQRRGLLPLSMAVNLSPRQFADEHLLQDVDEALAASGMSPVLLQLEVTESMMMRNVGRALKVLDAIQSRGIRLAIDDFGTGYSSMSLMKHFPIDTIKIDRSFVRDLPQDSEDQAIAQAIISMGKALGMTVVAEGVENAEQEAFLRTHGCDEMQGYLISKPLPPRQMAELLRPMVLPVAPPLLPELDAAADESAESRLKRAVV, encoded by the coding sequence TTGCAGACGACCCTCGCGCGCACATTTGCAGCGTTGAGCGCCATCAACGAAGCCATTCTGTATGCGAAATCGCCGGACGAGCTGTACCAGAAAGTCTGCGACGCCGGGTTTTCGAGCGGGGATTTTTTGGCTGTCTCGGTGTTCCTGGTCGAGCCCGACAGCCCGCGGCTTCGCTATGCGGCCGGCTGCGGCGAGGACGTTGCGCGGCTGAGGTCGATCGAGATTACGATCGAGGAGGGGACCCCGGAAGGATCGGGCGTCGGCGGCGAAGCGTTTCGCAGCCAGAAGCTATGCATCAGCAACGATTTTCTGAACGATCCGCGCTCGCAGGCGTGGCGCGAAGGCGCGGTCAAGGCGGGCGTCGGCGCAGCGGCGGCGCTGCCGCTGCTCTGCAACGGCAAGAGCGTCGGCGTGCTGTTCGTCATCCGCAGAGAGGCCGGCTCGCTGAACGAGCAGATGGTATCGCTGTTCGAGCGCATGTCGGCGAATATCTCTTATGCGCTGGACAATTTCGCGCGCGAGACCGCGCGGCAGACCGGCGAGCGGGCGACGCGGCGGCTCAATCGCATGTTCGGCGCGCTGAGCGCGACCAACGAGGCCATTCTGCGCGCCAAGACCGAACAGGAGCTGTACCAGCTCGTGTGCGATGCCTCCGTGCACGGCGGCAAGTCGCTGGCGACCTTCGTTCTGCTCAAGGAGCAGGATTCTCACTGGCTGAAGCCGGTCGCCGGCACCGGCCAGAACCTCGATCTGGTTGCCCAGACAAAGTACTCCGTCGATCCCGACAATCCCTATGGTCGCGGCATCTCCGGCAATGTCTTCCGCACGCAGAAGGCATACGTCGAAGAGGACCTCGCCCGCCGCACCAAGGGAACGCCGTGGGAGCAGGCCAACGTCAACACGGGCGTCGCGGCGTGCGTGGCGGCTCCGCTGATCAAGCGTGGCGAGAGCGTCGGTGTCATCCTGTCCTTCATCAGCCGATCCTGGGCGAAGGACGAAGAAGTCGTCGCACTCATGCTGCGCATGGCCGAGAACGTCTGCTTTGCGATCGAGAATTTCGACCGGGAGGCGGAAAAGGCGCGGATCGCCGACGAGGAGGACCGCCTGGCGCGCATGTATGCGGCGCTCAGCGCGACCAACGAGGCGATCCTGCGCGCGCGGTCGCGAAACGATCTGTTCGACCTCGTGTGCGAAGCGACGGTTCATGGCGCCAAGTTCGCCTCGACCTCGATTGCGCTGGTCGATCACGATGCCGAGCTGCTTCGCGTCGTCGCGAGCTACGGCCCGAACAAGGATGAGGTCCGCCGCTTCAAGCTTTCGACATCGGACAAGATTCCTGAGGGACGGGGGCTGGTCGGGACGGCGTTCCGCACGCGGCAGCCAAGCGTCAGCAACGATTTGTCGACTGATGAACGCATGACGTCATGGCGTGAAATCGCCCGGCGTGCCGGCATTTCGTCGGCGGCCGCCCTGCCGCTGTTCAACGGCAACAGGATCGAAGGCGTATTCCTGTTCCATGCGTTCCAACGCGACACCTTCACCCCCGAATTCATCGAGCTGTTGCAGCGATTGCAGGCGAACGTCGCCTTCGCGCTGGAAAACTTCGATCGTGCGGAGGAGAAGGCGCGGGCCGACAGGCAGCGCAACCGCCTGAGCGGCATGTTCGAGGCACTGAGCGCCACCAACGAAGCCATCATGCGCGCCAAGACGCGCGAGGAGCTGTTCGAGGCGGCGTGCCAGGCGGCGGTGCTGGGCGATGTGTTCGCCTCGGCAACGATTGGCATTCTGGACGAAAGACATGAGCTCGTTCGCGTCGTCGCTGTGAAGGGACGGCTTCAGGAGCGAATGGTCGGACGTACCTGCGCTGTTTCCGCCGATCACCCAGAGGGCCAGGGGATCATCGGGACATCGTTGCGGACCCGCCGGCCGAGCGTCATGAACGACTACATGAACGACCCGGGATCGGCGCACTGGCGCTCCAAGGCGTTCGAGGATGGAACCCGGGCCGCCGCGAGCTTCCCGCTTCTGCGGTCGGGCCAGGAGCCGATCGGCATTCTGCTTTTCCTTGCGCCAGAAGAAAACACGTTCACGCCCGATCTGGTCGAACTGCTGGGGCGCCTGGCCGAAAACGTCTCCTTCGCCCTCGACAATTTCGATCGCGCCGAGGAGAAGGCCCGCACCGAGGCGCAGAAGGAACGTCTGAGGCGCATGTTCGCGGCGCTCAGCGCCACCAATGAGGCGATCATGCGGGCCAAGTCCCGCGCTGAATTGTTCGATCTCGTCTGCCTCGCCGCATCGACCGGCGGCAAGTTCACCTCGACCACCGTTGCCCTCGCCGTGGCCGACAGCGACCTGCTCCAGATCGCCGCCGCCGCCGGCCCCGCCGCCGACACGACACGCAACGTCAGGCTTTCAGTCGACGCCGAGCGCCCCGAAGGCCGAGGCATGGCCGGCACGGCGTTCCGGACAAGGCAGCCGTGCATCAGCAACGACTATCTGAACGACAACCGCGTCAGTGCGTTTCATGCCATCGTCCACAAGGACGGAGCGAGGTCGGGCGCAGCGTTCCCGCTGATCGTCCACGACCAGCCGGTCGGCGTCATGATCTACATGTCGACCGAAAAGGACACCTTCACGGATGAATTCGTCGAGCTGTTGCAGCGCCTGGCCGACAACGTCTCGTTCGCGATGGAGAATTTCGATCGCGCCGATGAGAAGAACAAGGCGGACGAGCGGGTCGAATATCTCGCTTCGCATGATAGCCTGACCAACCTGCCGAACCGCGAGACCTTCAACGGCCTGTTGCGCGAAGCGATCGACGCGGCGCAGCGTCACGACCACTGCTTCGCGCTGCTGTTCATCGATCTCGACCGGTTCAAGGTCATCAACGATTCGCTCGGCCACGAGGCCGGCGACTTGCTCCTGCTCGAAGTCGCCGACCGCTTACGCAACGCGCTGCGGGCGAGCGACGTCGTGGCGCGGCTTGGCGGCGACGAGTTCGTCGTCATCCTCGACCAGTGCGGCGAGATCGACGCCGTCCAGCACATCGCGACCGAACTCTTGACGGCGCTCGGCAAGCCCATGGAGCTCGCCGGCCACGAGTGCCACACCACCGCCTCGATCGGCATCGCGATGTATCCGGCGAACGGCGCCGATGCGCAGACGCTGACCAAGAACGCCGACATGGCGATGTATCTCGCCAAGGAGGACGGCAAGAACGGCTATCGCTTCTTCTCCAAGGAGGTGAGGACGCAGTCGATCGAGCGACTGTCGCTCGAAAGCGCGCTGCGGCGCGCGCTGGAGCGCGACCAGTTCTCGTTGAACTACCAGCCCAAGGTCGACATGGAGACTGGGCAGATCACGGGCGTCGAGGCGCTGTTGCGCTGGACGCATCCCGATCTCGGCAGCGTCTCGCCGGCGCAGTTCATCCCGCTCGCCGAGGAGACCGGCCTGATCGTGCCGATCGGCCGCTGGGTGCTGAAGGAGGCGTGCGCGCAGGCGATGGCCTGGCAGCGCCGCGGCTTGTTGCCGCTGTCGATGGCGGTCAACCTGTCGCCGCGCCAGTTTGCCGACGAGCACCTGTTGCAGGACGTCGATGAGGCGCTTGCGGCGAGCGGCATGTCGCCGGTGCTGCTCCAGCTCGAAGTCACCGAGAGCATGATGATGCGCAATGTCGGGCGCGCGCTGAAGGTACTCGATGCCATCCAGAGCCGCGGCATTCGTCTGGCCATCGACGACTTCGGCACCGGCTACTCGTCGATGTCGCTGATGAAGCACTTCCCGATCGACACCATCAAGATCGACCGTTCCTTCGTGCGCGACCTGCCGCAGGATTCGGAGGATCAGGCGATCGCGCAGGCGATCATCAGCATGGGCAAGGCGCTCGGCATGACCGTGGTCGCCGAAGGCGTCGAGAATGCCGAGCAGGAAGCATTCCTGCGCACCCATGGCTGCGACGAGATGCAGGGCTATCTCATCTCCAAGCCGCTTCCGCCGCGGCAGATGGCCGAACTGCTGCGGCCGATGGTGCTGCCGGTCGCGCCGCCGCTTCTGCCGGAGCTTGATGCGGCCGCCGACGAAAGTGCGGAGTCACGGCTGAAACGCGCTGTCGTCTGA
- the galE gene encoding UDP-glucose 4-epimerase GalE, translated as MTDRPTVLVTGGAGYIGSHACRALAAAGYQPVVYDNLSTGHRDFVTGPLVTGDLLDGAALARAFNEHEIAAVMHFAAASLVGESMTAPQKYYINNVQGTLSLLQAMRNAGCQRIVFSSTGAVYGNADSKALPEDFPCNPINPYGASKLMIERMLADYRSAYGFGAFCLRYFNASGADPAGGIGELRDNETHLIPRAMMALQGHVDFAVFGDDYDTPDGTAIRDYIHVTDLAAAHVAALKLLEQGHSGASFNLGTGSGFSVREILTTIRQETGREVPHTIKPRRAGDPTYLVADPSAARKVLNFVPRHSDLPTVIRTAWSWHQKAHPLRSR; from the coding sequence ATGACCGACCGACCGACTGTCCTCGTCACAGGAGGCGCGGGCTATATTGGCTCGCATGCGTGCCGGGCGCTGGCCGCTGCCGGTTATCAGCCGGTGGTTTATGACAATCTTTCGACAGGCCATCGTGACTTTGTCACCGGCCCGCTGGTGACCGGCGATCTGCTCGACGGCGCGGCACTCGCGCGCGCCTTTAACGAGCACGAGATCGCGGCGGTGATGCACTTTGCAGCAGCGAGCCTGGTCGGCGAGTCCATGACCGCCCCACAGAAATACTACATCAACAACGTGCAGGGCACGCTGTCGCTGTTGCAGGCGATGCGCAACGCTGGCTGCCAGCGCATCGTGTTCTCCTCGACCGGCGCCGTCTACGGCAACGCCGATTCCAAGGCGCTGCCGGAGGATTTCCCGTGCAACCCGATCAATCCCTACGGTGCTTCGAAGCTGATGATCGAGCGCATGCTCGCCGATTATCGCTCGGCCTACGGCTTCGGCGCGTTCTGCCTGCGCTATTTCAACGCCAGCGGCGCCGATCCCGCCGGCGGCATCGGTGAGCTGCGCGACAACGAGACACATCTCATTCCCCGCGCCATGATGGCGTTGCAGGGCCATGTCGACTTCGCCGTGTTCGGCGATGACTACGACACGCCCGACGGCACCGCGATCCGCGACTACATCCATGTCACCGACCTCGCCGCGGCGCATGTCGCGGCATTGAAGCTCCTCGAGCAGGGTCATTCCGGCGCCAGCTTCAATCTCGGTACCGGCTCTGGCTTTTCGGTGCGCGAAATCCTGACCACCATCAGGCAGGAGACCGGACGCGAGGTGCCTCACACCATCAAGCCGCGGCGCGCCGGCGATCCGACCTATCTGGTCGCCGACCCCTCCGCTGCGCGAAAGGTGCTGAACTTCGTGCCGCGTCACTCCGACTTGCCGACCGTGATCCGGACCGCCTGGAGCTGGCACCAGAAAGCGCATCCTCTAAGGTCGCGTTAG
- a CDS encoding WecB/TagA/CpsF family glycosyltransferase: MLERRVNLDGREATADVPRITVGGLRMAALDLEATADFMIEATDPRHRIGRPLFLTSANGEVLARCSTEPQTERLFRAADLINADGQPLVAASKLQSWFPLPERVATTDLFHVVARKAEAAGRTFYMFGASEAENATAVENVQKLYPNLRIVGRSHGYLRGDALRAKVEEINALAPDYLWVALGVPVEQAFVEEYTPLLTNVGVIKTSGGLFNFLSGSRSRAPQWMQKIGLEWAWRTWLEPRRLFWRYLTTNPRALYLLFSRNRPSNR, translated from the coding sequence ATGCTTGAGCGTCGCGTCAATCTGGACGGGCGGGAAGCGACCGCCGACGTGCCACGGATCACCGTCGGCGGCCTTCGCATGGCCGCGCTCGATCTCGAAGCAACCGCCGATTTCATGATCGAGGCGACCGACCCGCGTCATCGCATCGGCCGTCCGTTGTTCCTGACGTCGGCCAACGGCGAGGTGCTGGCGCGCTGCTCGACCGAGCCGCAGACCGAGCGTCTGTTTCGCGCCGCCGATCTCATCAACGCCGATGGCCAGCCGCTGGTCGCGGCCTCGAAGCTGCAATCCTGGTTCCCGCTGCCGGAGCGCGTCGCAACTACGGATCTGTTCCATGTGGTCGCGCGCAAGGCCGAAGCGGCCGGCCGCACCTTCTACATGTTTGGCGCCAGCGAAGCCGAGAACGCCACTGCGGTCGAGAATGTCCAGAAGCTGTATCCCAATCTTAGGATCGTCGGACGCAGCCACGGTTATCTGCGCGGCGACGCGCTGCGCGCGAAGGTCGAGGAGATCAATGCGCTCGCGCCCGACTATCTGTGGGTCGCTCTCGGCGTGCCGGTCGAGCAGGCATTTGTCGAGGAATACACGCCGCTGCTGACCAATGTTGGCGTCATTAAGACCTCCGGTGGCCTGTTCAACTTTTTGTCAGGCAGCCGCTCACGCGCGCCGCAATGGATGCAGAAGATCGGACTCGAATGGGCCTGGCGAACCTGGCTCGAACCACGCCGTCTGTTCTGGCGCTATTTGACCACTAACCCCCGCGCGCTCTATCTTCTCTTCAGCCGCAACCGGCCATCCAATCGCTGA
- a CDS encoding Wzz/FepE/Etk N-terminal domain-containing protein: MLDYNQPINRAVSEAVQPRPHAGFNVLELVSLLWRRKVAIVGAALLGATLAVTVGKSLTPRYTATAQLYVDPRELQLVDRELTPRAQDVSGMSMVVESQARLITSNSVLLKVIQQANLDKDPEFGGGDGKTLMSSLLGLVGLQARAPSAGEQKEVQLAALDALNKHITIRKTEKSFIVDIEVWSTDPAKAAMLANTLTNAYLTESRNSQALAARRATNDLSGRLKELRERLRNAETALATYKAQNNFVGTQDTLISDQQLSASNQRLAAARAATLDAQARFDQIEASRRTAADAGAIPEALQSPTIANLRAQYADARKKYAEQTGELGPRHPTLRQTEKQVEDLKRTINEEIDRIAQSAKNDLTRARDYEASLNRALEAQKRQSVQLSQAAVRLRELEREADASRDVYQSFLKRSRETEEQESLNTSAARVIGEATVPQRRSFPPAMSLFAMIGFIFGGLLAAFWFVAAKHLFSGATTAPEPKRRERTPEPETASVPPTREPPARSPAVSETTLSHPIETVPQAPPLAPVDALLIPIEKPLIARLQEADVIRTLGAILASGGGTDLTRLGWPTLRPGFPLTTLLNALRDMRTAVARRAGAKAMPVVALVGAGETTERSVTALNFALAAARDGSRVLMIDADHQAHNLSGKLSRPGKSEPSKLGWLSIGSKGAREIKTVNGISVLPVAESDAGKTAEAIRKAVAQARSTGGYDLVVLDGPAMPLSGAGRKLLDGVDAVVAVLPTSLDINDSLEEILSALGGAERKLVGVVLDELTPETQTRQRGRQYA, translated from the coding sequence ATGCTTGACTACAACCAGCCGATAAATCGGGCCGTGTCGGAGGCGGTGCAGCCGCGGCCGCACGCCGGCTTCAATGTGCTGGAGCTCGTCAGCCTGCTCTGGCGGCGCAAGGTTGCCATTGTCGGTGCGGCTCTCCTCGGTGCAACGCTCGCGGTCACCGTCGGCAAGAGCCTGACACCCCGCTACACCGCCACCGCCCAGCTCTATGTCGATCCGCGTGAGCTCCAGCTCGTCGATCGCGAGCTCACGCCGCGCGCGCAGGACGTGTCCGGCATGTCCATGGTGGTGGAGAGCCAGGCTCGCCTGATCACGTCCAACAGCGTGCTGCTGAAAGTCATCCAGCAGGCCAATCTCGACAAGGATCCGGAATTCGGCGGCGGCGACGGCAAGACGTTGATGTCGTCGCTGCTCGGCCTCGTCGGTCTCCAGGCCCGCGCCCCCTCCGCTGGGGAGCAGAAGGAGGTGCAGCTTGCAGCCCTCGATGCGCTGAACAAGCACATCACGATCCGCAAGACCGAGAAGAGCTTCATCGTCGATATCGAGGTCTGGTCGACCGACCCCGCCAAGGCGGCAATGCTCGCCAACACGCTGACCAACGCGTACCTGACGGAGTCGCGCAACTCGCAGGCCCTGGCAGCGCGGCGCGCCACCAATGACCTGTCCGGCCGACTGAAGGAGCTGCGCGAGCGGCTCCGCAACGCCGAGACCGCGCTTGCCACCTACAAAGCCCAGAACAATTTCGTCGGCACGCAGGACACGCTGATCAGCGACCAGCAGCTCTCCGCGAGCAACCAGCGGCTGGCCGCGGCGCGCGCGGCGACGCTGGATGCGCAGGCACGCTTCGACCAGATCGAAGCGAGCCGGCGCACAGCGGCGGATGCAGGTGCGATCCCCGAAGCCCTGCAATCGCCGACGATCGCCAATCTGCGCGCGCAATATGCTGATGCCCGCAAGAAGTACGCGGAGCAGACCGGCGAGCTCGGGCCGCGGCATCCGACCCTGCGCCAGACCGAAAAGCAGGTCGAGGATCTCAAGCGCACCATCAACGAGGAGATCGACCGCATCGCCCAGTCGGCCAAGAACGACTTGACGCGTGCCCGCGACTACGAGGCATCGCTCAACCGGGCGCTGGAAGCGCAGAAGCGGCAGAGCGTCCAGCTTAGCCAAGCCGCCGTGCGCCTGCGCGAGCTCGAGCGCGAAGCCGATGCAAGCCGCGACGTCTATCAATCCTTCCTCAAGCGCTCGCGCGAGACCGAGGAGCAGGAGAGCCTGAACACGTCGGCGGCCCGCGTCATCGGCGAGGCCACAGTGCCGCAGCGGCGCTCGTTCCCGCCGGCCATGAGCCTGTTCGCCATGATCGGCTTCATCTTTGGCGGACTCCTCGCCGCCTTCTGGTTTGTCGCCGCCAAGCACCTGTTCTCCGGCGCCACCACCGCGCCCGAGCCGAAACGTCGTGAACGGACGCCTGAGCCGGAGACCGCCAGTGTGCCTCCAACGAGAGAGCCTCCGGCGCGGTCGCCGGCTGTGTCTGAGACGACGCTGTCCCATCCGATCGAAACCGTGCCGCAGGCGCCGCCGCTCGCACCGGTCGACGCGCTTCTGATCCCAATCGAAAAGCCTTTGATCGCACGTCTCCAGGAGGCAGACGTCATCCGCACGCTCGGCGCCATCCTCGCGTCCGGAGGCGGCACCGATCTCACCCGGCTCGGCTGGCCGACGCTGCGTCCCGGATTTCCGCTGACGACGCTGTTGAATGCGTTGCGCGACATGCGCACCGCCGTGGCACGGCGCGCCGGCGCCAAGGCGATGCCGGTCGTCGCGCTGGTCGGCGCCGGCGAAACCACCGAGCGCAGCGTCACCGCGCTGAATTTCGCGCTGGCGGCCGCGCGCGATGGCAGCCGCGTGCTGATGATCGACGCCGACCATCAGGCGCACAATCTGTCGGGCAAGCTCAGCCGGCCCGGCAAGAGCGAGCCGAGCAAGCTCGGTTGGCTCTCGATCGGCAGCAAGGGCGCGCGCGAGATCAAGACCGTCAATGGCATCTCGGTGCTGCCGGTCGCCGAGAGCGATGCCGGCAAGACGGCCGAGGCCATCCGCAAAGCGGTCGCGCAGGCGCGCTCCACCGGTGGCTATGATCTCGTCGTGCTCGATGGTCCGGCGATGCCGCTCTCTGGCGCGGGCCGCAAGCTGCTCGACGGCGTTGATGCGGTGGTGGCGGTGCTGCCGACCAGCCTCGACATCAACGACAGTCTGGAAGAGATCCTGAGCGCGCTCGGCGGCGCCGAGCGCAAGCTCGTGGGCGTCGTGCTCGACGAGCTCACCCCTGAAACTCAAACGCGCCAGCGAGGCAGGCAATATGCTTGA
- a CDS encoding class I SAM-dependent methyltransferase has translation MNKPATIDFATATEIDAPAHTQPLLDMVAGEARDSLLAIHEVLRRELPRGRLATYEAGGGSCSFLPLDVLNRSHVTVVDIDEDQVRNNSYAHEAILGDVQTYRFAPESFDLVICYNVIEHLPDVEAALLNFGEALKRGGMILIGAPNPHSLSGVVTKYSPHWFHVWFYRHVRGIKNAGEPGEPPFPTFFHPLVTLAKLEAFAASHGLEMIYRREVESPRYPEMRQRKPLFAALVDAGAAVLNAALPRGTDVRRGDYHVILRKR, from the coding sequence ATGAACAAGCCAGCCACGATCGATTTCGCGACAGCCACCGAGATCGACGCTCCCGCCCATACCCAGCCGCTGCTCGACATGGTCGCCGGTGAAGCGCGCGACAGCCTGCTCGCCATCCACGAGGTCCTGCGCCGTGAGCTGCCGAGGGGCCGGCTCGCCACTTACGAGGCCGGCGGCGGCTCGTGCAGCTTCCTGCCGCTGGACGTGCTTAACCGCAGCCACGTCACCGTCGTCGACATCGACGAGGACCAGGTCCGCAACAACAGCTATGCGCACGAGGCGATCCTCGGCGACGTGCAGACCTATCGCTTCGCGCCGGAGAGCTTCGATCTCGTGATCTGCTACAACGTGATCGAGCACTTGCCGGACGTCGAGGCCGCGCTCCTGAACTTCGGCGAGGCGCTCAAGCGCGGCGGAATGATCCTGATTGGCGCACCCAATCCGCACTCGCTGTCGGGCGTCGTCACCAAATATTCGCCGCACTGGTTTCACGTCTGGTTCTACCGGCACGTCCGCGGCATCAAGAATGCGGGCGAACCGGGCGAGCCGCCGTTCCCGACCTTCTTCCATCCGCTGGTGACGCTGGCCAAGCTCGAGGCATTTGCGGCGAGCCACGGCCTCGAGATGATCTACCGCCGCGAGGTCGAGAGCCCGCGCTATCCCGAGATGCGCCAACGCAAGCCGCTGTTCGCCGCCCTCGTCGACGCCGGCGCGGCCGTACTGAATGCCGCGCTTCCGCGCGGCACCGACGTCCGGCGCGGCGACTATCACGTCATCCTGCGGAAGCGCTGA
- a CDS encoding glycosyltransferase, producing MTLIPTDLSASRIPDAVRDPNREIAASSRVLDLSVGIVVCIPCFRRPQHLRLTLESLVRQRTPRSFAVVMIENDANGRESAPVAAEFLASGKLQGVCLVEKRQGNCQAINAAFETAQALFPAATRFLMIDDDEIASPDWLELMVRTCEATGADVVGGPVLPAFDDNSKPWLSRHPAFCPAYDYSGAVPLIYGCGNCLITRAAFDRFGTPAFDPRFNFLGGGDTDFFVRCRDAGMTFHWTAEAVITETVPHSRTSLGWIARRGLRIGAINYRVQYKAAQSAAVRARVFAQMLVRLPLSLVRAARLLTTSKAVVAMHPVMVALGAALAAFGIEPKPYEASKIAS from the coding sequence ATGACTCTGATCCCGACAGACCTGTCCGCCAGCCGGATCCCGGACGCCGTGCGCGATCCCAACCGGGAGATCGCGGCGAGCTCGCGCGTTCTCGACCTGTCGGTCGGCATCGTTGTTTGCATTCCCTGCTTTCGTCGCCCCCAGCATCTGCGGCTGACGCTGGAGTCGCTCGTCCGCCAGCGCACCCCACGCTCCTTCGCCGTGGTCATGATCGAGAACGACGCCAACGGCCGTGAGAGCGCGCCGGTTGCCGCGGAGTTTCTCGCCAGCGGCAAGCTCCAGGGCGTCTGCCTCGTCGAGAAACGGCAGGGTAATTGCCAGGCGATCAACGCCGCGTTCGAGACGGCCCAGGCGCTGTTCCCTGCCGCGACCCGCTTCCTGATGATTGACGATGACGAGATCGCCTCGCCCGACTGGCTCGAGCTGATGGTGCGCACCTGCGAGGCAACCGGCGCGGACGTGGTCGGCGGGCCGGTGCTGCCGGCCTTCGACGACAACAGCAAGCCATGGCTGTCGCGTCATCCCGCCTTCTGTCCCGCTTATGACTATAGCGGTGCGGTGCCGCTGATCTATGGCTGCGGCAACTGCCTGATCACGCGCGCCGCGTTCGACCGGTTCGGCACTCCCGCCTTCGATCCGCGCTTCAATTTCCTCGGCGGCGGCGATACCGATTTCTTCGTGCGGTGCCGCGATGCCGGCATGACGTTCCACTGGACAGCGGAGGCCGTCATCACCGAGACCGTGCCGCACAGCCGCACCAGTCTCGGCTGGATCGCGCGACGTGGCCTGCGCATCGGCGCGATCAACTATCGCGTTCAGTACAAGGCTGCGCAGAGCGCGGCCGTGCGGGCGCGCGTGTTCGCGCAGATGCTCGTACGGCTGCCGCTGTCGCTGGTCCGCGCGGCCCGTCTGCTGACGACATCGAAGGCCGTCGTCGCGATGCACCCCGTGATGGTCGCGCTCGGCGCAGCGCTTGCCGCTTTCGGCATCGAGCCGAAGCCCTATGAAGCCTCGAAGATCGCGTCCTGA